From Ananas comosus cultivar F153 linkage group 8, ASM154086v1, whole genome shotgun sequence, one genomic window encodes:
- the LOC109714112 gene encoding uncharacterized protein LOC109714112, producing MFIAFGASIQGFLRGCRPYVGLDGAHLKGKFKGIIVSAIALDGNNSVFPVAYGVVESENAESWEWFLVALKEAIGCPNGLVLSSDRQKGLDKALLAVYPTAEHRECMRHLYSNFKKRFRGDILKKHLWGAARGYTSSAFQYHMERVQMADSRVVDYLRENHGHVWSRSLFGIDAKCKQETNNISETFNSWISKERNRPVIDMMDAIRQKIMIMMNKRRRDGAKWSTKLVPGATKHINNLTKDLENYSVEVQ from the exons ATGTTTATTGCTTTTGGGGCTAGTATTCAAGGTTTTCTAAGAGGGTGTAGGCCATATGTCGGTTTAGATGGAGCTCATCTTAAGGGTAAATTCAAAGGGATTATTGTTTCAGCAATTGCATTGGATGGAAACAATTCAGTGTTTCCGGTTGCATATGGTGTGGTTGAGTCAGAAAATGCAGAAAGTTGGGAATGGTTCCTGGTAGCTCTCAAGGAAGCTATAGGTTGTCCTAATGGTTTGGTTCTATCCAGTGATAGGCAAAAAGGCTTAGATAAGGCCCTTCTAGCTGTCTATCCTACTGCTGAACATCGTGAATGCATGCGTCACTTATATAGTAACTTCAAGAAACGATTTCGAGGAGATATTTTGAAGAAACATCTATGGGGAGCAGCTAGGGGATATACAAGTTCAGCATTTCAGTACCATATGGAAAGGGTGCAGATGGCAGATAGTAGAGTGGTTGATTACTTAAGAGAGAATCATGGTCATGTATGGAGTCGCTCTTTATTTGGAATAGATGCTAAGTGCAAACAAGAAACCAATAATATCTCTGAGACTTTTAATTCTTGGATCAGTAAAGAAAGGAATAGACCAGTGATAGATATGATGGATGCCATACGACAGAAAATAATGATTATGATgaacaaaagaagaagagatggaGCAAAATGGTCAACAAAGCTTgtaccaggagcaactaagcaTATCAACAATTTGACCAAG GATCTTGAAAATTATAGTGTTGAGGTGCAGTGA